From the Brevibacillus choshinensis genome, one window contains:
- a CDS encoding aminotransferase family protein, which produces MTQHVTQNGVDIDELIRWDKQHYLHPTSSIQQHQKNGPTLIIKDGKGVYLTDVYGNRFIDGMASLWNVNIGHGRKEMGEAAKEQMEKLAYSSSFANLSHEPVIRLAHKIASLTPGDLNVSFFTSGGSESNDTAFKLVRHYWKLKNQPERKKIIGLDLGFHGITIGATSATGITQFHDVSTANAPDFLHAKPFLTNCERGDTTDPDYARSFRGIIEREGAETVAAVILETVQGAGGVNIPPDGYLQAVRQLCDEYGIMMIMDEIICGFGRTGKWFGVDHWDVVPDLMTVAKGITSGYIQLGAVVMREYIRDELAERSEGTLFHGFTYSGHPTACAIALKNIEIVETEQLMTNARNMEIELAKGFAYLEEKHMIVANGRSLGLLGGYDLLADRESAKGFAPSLNVAPKVVEECYRRGLIVRPITYGGKNTIVMAPPLIITKEEIAKMIEIFSDAIDAVETSLGY; this is translated from the coding sequence ATGACGCAGCATGTCACGCAAAACGGTGTGGACATTGATGAATTGATCCGATGGGATAAGCAGCACTATTTGCATCCGACGTCATCGATCCAGCAGCATCAAAAGAATGGTCCGACGCTGATCATCAAAGACGGGAAAGGCGTCTATTTGACGGATGTGTACGGAAACCGCTTCATTGACGGGATGGCGTCGTTGTGGAATGTAAACATCGGACACGGGCGCAAGGAAATGGGAGAAGCGGCAAAGGAGCAGATGGAAAAGCTGGCGTACAGCTCATCCTTTGCCAACCTGTCGCATGAGCCAGTCATTCGTCTGGCGCATAAAATCGCTTCGCTGACGCCGGGGGATCTCAACGTGAGCTTTTTTACCTCGGGCGGTTCCGAGTCGAATGATACGGCTTTCAAGCTGGTCCGGCACTACTGGAAGCTGAAAAACCAGCCAGAGCGTAAAAAAATCATCGGACTGGACCTCGGCTTTCATGGCATTACGATCGGGGCGACCAGCGCGACGGGGATCACGCAATTCCACGACGTATCGACGGCCAATGCCCCCGATTTTCTTCACGCTAAACCGTTCCTGACCAACTGTGAGCGAGGGGACACGACGGACCCGGATTACGCCCGGAGCTTTCGCGGCATCATCGAGCGGGAAGGAGCAGAAACAGTCGCTGCCGTCATTTTGGAGACAGTTCAAGGAGCGGGAGGAGTCAACATTCCGCCAGACGGTTACTTGCAGGCGGTTCGCCAGCTGTGTGACGAGTACGGCATCATGATGATCATGGATGAAATCATTTGCGGGTTCGGCAGGACAGGGAAATGGTTCGGCGTGGATCACTGGGATGTCGTTCCCGATCTGATGACGGTCGCCAAAGGAATCACGAGCGGGTACATACAGCTGGGGGCTGTGGTCATGAGAGAGTATATCCGCGACGAGCTCGCGGAGCGTTCGGAGGGCACCCTTTTTCACGGGTTTACGTACAGCGGTCATCCGACAGCATGTGCCATTGCCTTGAAAAACATCGAGATCGTCGAGACGGAACAACTGATGACGAACGCTCGAAACATGGAAATAGAATTGGCCAAGGGCTTCGCCTACTTGGAAGAAAAACACATGATCGTCGCAAACGGGAGGTCATTGGGCTTGCTGGGAGGTTACGATCTACTGGCGGACAGGGAAAGCGCCAAGGGCTTTGCCCCTTCGCTGAATGTAGCTCCCAAAGTCGTCGAGGAGTGCTATCGCCGCGGTTTAATCGTGCGTCCGATTACGTATGGCGGAAAAAATACGATCGTGATGGCGCCGCCGCTCATCATTACGAAAGAAGAGATCGCCAAAATGATCGAGATATTCTCCGATGCGATTGATGCGGTTGAGACCTCGCTCGGGTACTAG
- a CDS encoding SDR family oxidoreductase — MEQKVAIITGASSGIGAATAKELAKAGVKVMLAARRAERMVQLQQELEADGGEACYQVADVTSLSDMEALAQKTIERFGKIDILVNNAGISPFSYLHKRRVQEWDQMIDVNIKGVLNGIAAVLPHMEERNEGHIINLSSVAGHEITPVRVVYSATKFSVRVITEGLRRELRPDQQIRTTLISPGAVETEISEGITDQEAIELLGRQASEQQALHAEDIARIIRFAVEQPSSVAINEIVVRPTSQRR, encoded by the coding sequence ATGGAGCAAAAAGTGGCAATTATTACAGGGGCGAGCAGCGGAATAGGGGCAGCCACCGCCAAAGAGCTGGCAAAAGCGGGAGTGAAAGTGATGCTGGCGGCACGCCGCGCTGAGCGAATGGTGCAGCTGCAACAGGAGCTCGAGGCGGATGGCGGGGAGGCATGCTATCAGGTCGCTGATGTGACGTCGTTATCCGATATGGAGGCGCTGGCGCAAAAGACGATCGAGCGTTTCGGCAAAATCGATATTCTCGTCAACAATGCGGGAATCAGTCCCTTCTCTTATCTCCATAAGCGGAGGGTACAAGAGTGGGATCAGATGATTGACGTGAATATTAAAGGTGTCCTAAACGGGATTGCCGCTGTGCTGCCTCATATGGAAGAGCGAAATGAAGGACACATCATCAATCTGTCTTCAGTGGCGGGCCATGAAATAACACCGGTGCGGGTGGTCTACAGTGCGACGAAGTTTTCGGTTCGGGTCATCACAGAAGGATTGCGCAGGGAGCTTCGCCCCGATCAACAAATCCGAACGACGCTCATCTCACCAGGAGCAGTCGAGACGGAAATTTCCGAAGGGATCACTGATCAGGAGGCGATTGAATTGCTAGGTCGTCAAGCGAGCGAGCAGCAAGCGTTGCATGCAGAAGATATCGCCCGAATCATTCGGTTCGCAGTCGAACAACCTTCCTCCGTCGCCATCAATGAAATCGTGGTCAGACCGACGTCGCAACGCCGTTAA
- a CDS encoding LacI family DNA-binding transcriptional regulator, whose product MKPTIYDVAKKAGVSIATVSKVINNTGRISEKTRKKIWALMEEMEYQPSVVASALTGKSTYTIGLLIPDLANPFFSEIARSIEDRGHSLGYNIVICSTDYDPEKEAKYTSLLKQKSVDGIILASGFENHKSAKELIRQNFPIAVVAREIPSLEVDTVSIDNFLGGYQGASHLIGLGHKRIAIIARDVWSNRERIRGYKQALEEANLEFDTQMEFVKDSAVESGKELAGKLLDSSAPPSAIFACNDSLAIGVIQAARQRGLTVPKNLSVLGFDDTIWAKISDPPLTTIAQPIREMGYGVMDLLIQEIKGQKHVKQRLILLPKLVERETTLAYTGE is encoded by the coding sequence ATGAAACCGACTATTTATGATGTAGCAAAAAAAGCAGGAGTTTCTATAGCAACCGTCTCAAAAGTCATCAACAATACTGGGCGGATCTCGGAGAAGACGAGAAAAAAAATATGGGCGCTCATGGAGGAGATGGAGTACCAGCCGAGCGTAGTGGCGTCCGCACTGACGGGAAAATCAACATATACGATCGGTTTGCTCATTCCTGATTTGGCCAACCCATTTTTCTCGGAGATTGCCAGAAGCATCGAGGATCGCGGGCACAGCCTAGGCTATAACATCGTCATTTGCAGCACGGACTACGACCCGGAAAAAGAGGCGAAGTACACGTCGCTGCTGAAGCAAAAAAGCGTTGACGGGATCATTCTCGCGTCTGGATTTGAGAATCACAAAAGCGCGAAGGAACTCATCCGCCAAAACTTCCCGATCGCGGTAGTGGCGAGAGAAATCCCATCGCTTGAGGTTGACACTGTATCGATCGATAATTTCCTCGGCGGGTATCAGGGAGCCTCTCACCTGATTGGGCTCGGCCATAAACGAATCGCGATCATCGCCCGTGACGTTTGGAGCAACCGAGAGCGGATTCGCGGCTACAAGCAAGCGTTGGAGGAAGCCAATTTAGAATTTGATACTCAGATGGAATTTGTAAAAGATTCAGCTGTCGAGAGCGGAAAAGAACTGGCCGGCAAGCTGCTCGATTCGTCAGCTCCACCTTCCGCCATTTTTGCCTGCAATGACTCGTTGGCCATCGGGGTGATCCAAGCAGCACGGCAAAGAGGTTTGACGGTACCGAAAAACCTATCTGTCCTCGGCTTTGACGATACGATCTGGGCCAAAATCAGCGATCCCCCATTGACGACAATCGCCCAGCCGATCCGGGAGATGGGGTATGGGGTGATGGATCTGTTGATTCAGGAGATCAAAGGGCAAAAGCATGTGAAACAACGGCTGATCTTGCTCCCTAAATTGGTCGAAAGGGAAACGACGTTGGCGTATACAGGAGAGTAA
- a CDS encoding ABC transporter substrate-binding protein, translated as MKKKMGSTVAGLLLSMGMVLTACSGNATPGAGSNGSSAAANGDVIKIGAVLPLTGVTAYYGTTIKQGIDLVLDEIAAQGGINGKKIEVIYEDDKGTPAEAVNATQKLITQDHVSAIIGAHSSSNTLAMRDVTEREKVVHMTPASGADNITEPGHPYMFRYTLYNGQQGPALARYVTGKLNLKDVAIVAENSDFGRTGAEAFKKTMENEGLGNVLSLEFYKQGDKDFYPQLTKIKNMNPSAILISGNITEGAQIIKQIRDLGMNTQLFGFASLANDKFIELAGKSAKGIISIGTFEPAAYNYFPNSKKMVETYKQKYGKNPDMQVANGYGSMQIFAEAIRLAGSGDREKIREGMKQLKDFQGVTGPVTFNENNQSYQMLIFEKLENGKYVVIGSDKDMK; from the coding sequence ATGAAGAAAAAAATGGGGAGTACGGTTGCGGGTCTCCTTTTATCAATGGGCATGGTATTGACGGCATGCAGCGGGAACGCTACACCTGGTGCGGGGTCCAATGGAAGCAGCGCAGCGGCAAACGGGGATGTGATCAAAATCGGAGCAGTTTTGCCACTGACCGGGGTAACAGCGTATTACGGCACGACGATCAAACAAGGGATCGATCTGGTTCTGGATGAGATTGCGGCACAGGGCGGAATCAACGGGAAGAAAATTGAGGTCATATACGAAGATGACAAAGGCACGCCAGCCGAGGCAGTAAATGCTACGCAAAAGTTGATTACCCAAGATCACGTGTCAGCGATCATCGGTGCACACAGCTCTTCTAACACGCTCGCGATGCGTGATGTTACCGAACGCGAAAAGGTCGTGCATATGACGCCTGCCTCGGGAGCAGATAACATTACCGAACCGGGGCATCCGTACATGTTCCGCTACACGCTGTACAACGGACAACAAGGACCGGCTTTGGCCAGATACGTCACAGGAAAGCTGAACTTAAAAGACGTCGCGATTGTCGCAGAGAACTCCGATTTTGGGCGGACAGGTGCGGAAGCGTTTAAGAAAACGATGGAGAACGAGGGGCTAGGCAACGTATTGTCCCTTGAATTTTACAAGCAAGGCGATAAAGACTTCTATCCGCAGCTGACTAAAATCAAGAACATGAATCCGAGCGCAATCCTCATATCGGGCAACATCACGGAAGGGGCACAAATCATCAAGCAAATTCGCGATTTGGGAATGAATACGCAGCTGTTTGGCTTTGCGTCGCTAGCCAACGACAAATTCATCGAGCTGGCGGGCAAATCGGCGAAAGGCATCATCAGCATCGGCACGTTTGAACCGGCTGCCTACAACTATTTCCCGAATTCGAAAAAGATGGTCGAGACGTATAAGCAAAAGTATGGAAAAAATCCAGACATGCAGGTAGCCAACGGCTATGGCTCGATGCAGATTTTCGCAGAGGCGATCCGACTTGCAGGCAGCGGCGATCGAGAAAAGATTCGCGAAGGAATGAAGCAGCTAAAAGATTTCCAGGGCGTGACCGGTCCCGTAACGTTTAATGAAAACAACCAATCGTACCAGATGTTGATTTTTGAAAAGCTGGAAAACGGCAAGTATGTGGTCATTGGTTCCGACAAAGACATGAAGTAG
- a CDS encoding sugar phosphate isomerase/epimerase family protein, translating to MTTEHAHRERSCKENRPGKSLFAYAATGGTAELSPSAPVIFRGDIYDSIEQAVQIGFDSLEWHVRAAEDIDAEILKEYCDRHQFRIAALATGMAYTMDQLSLIDEEQQRRQNAIKRLIEIIDVASHLRCVVIIGYMRGNIPDVHQYESCESLLLDSLQQLACHAESRNVLLVLEAINKEEVNYLNGVKETTDFVKRLDHPFVKVHLDTFHMDQEETDMAQSIAYCGKHIGYVHYVDRHRRIPGEGCIDFSQVTQALMHAGYRGTISLEYPPFGDVYQSAERGLTFVKTIERQCRIAQELGQK from the coding sequence ATGACTACCGAACACGCCCATAGAGAACGATCTTGTAAAGAGAACCGTCCAGGAAAAAGCTTGTTTGCGTACGCGGCCACAGGCGGCACGGCAGAGCTCTCCCCGTCTGCTCCCGTGATCTTTCGAGGGGATATTTACGACAGCATCGAGCAAGCAGTACAAATCGGTTTTGATTCGTTGGAATGGCACGTGCGCGCCGCAGAAGACATTGATGCGGAAATACTGAAGGAATATTGCGACAGACATCAATTCCGTATCGCTGCTCTCGCGACGGGAATGGCCTATACGATGGATCAGCTTTCCTTAATCGATGAAGAGCAGCAGCGCAGACAAAACGCGATCAAAAGACTGATCGAGATCATCGACGTGGCGAGTCATTTGAGGTGCGTTGTCATCATCGGGTACATGCGCGGCAATATTCCTGACGTGCACCAGTACGAAAGTTGCGAGAGTCTGCTTCTGGATAGTTTGCAACAGCTGGCTTGTCATGCCGAAAGCAGAAACGTCTTGCTGGTGCTGGAAGCTATCAATAAAGAGGAAGTCAATTATTTGAACGGGGTAAAGGAAACAACTGACTTCGTGAAACGGCTAGATCATCCTTTTGTGAAGGTCCACCTCGATACGTTTCATATGGATCAGGAAGAGACGGATATGGCCCAGAGCATCGCCTATTGCGGGAAACACATCGGATATGTGCATTACGTTGATCGTCACAGGCGGATTCCGGGGGAAGGATGCATCGACTTTTCACAGGTTACGCAAGCACTCATGCATGCAGGCTATCGAGGGACGATCTCGCTCGAATATCCTCCCTTCGGTGATGTCTATCAATCAGCTGAGAGAGGCTTAACCTTTGTGAAAACGATAGAGCGACAGTGCAGGATCGCTCAGGAGCTAGGGCAGAAGTGA
- a CDS encoding ABC transporter ATP-binding protein produces MLKVADLHVYYGNVHALKGISLEVRQGEVVTLIGANGAGKSSLLKAISGLVRPKNGSITYEGEELTRLASDKIVSRGIAHVPEGRRIFTNLSVMENLMVGAYQRKDKRQLKLDYEEVFTLFPILHARAEQMAGTLSGGEQQMLALSRAILSKPKLVILDEPSLGLAPVMVDTVFDVIDKIRKNGITILLVEQNAHLALEASERAYVLETGEIKISGSSRALLQDNKVVEAYLG; encoded by the coding sequence ATGCTCAAAGTAGCTGATCTGCACGTGTACTACGGAAATGTTCACGCACTCAAGGGTATCTCGTTGGAAGTCAGGCAAGGTGAAGTCGTCACGTTGATCGGAGCGAACGGCGCGGGAAAATCAAGTCTGCTGAAGGCGATCTCCGGACTGGTGCGGCCAAAGAATGGGTCGATCACGTATGAAGGAGAGGAATTGACGAGACTGGCCTCGGATAAGATTGTGAGCCGCGGGATAGCCCACGTGCCTGAAGGAAGAAGGATCTTCACAAACTTGTCGGTCATGGAAAATCTCATGGTCGGGGCATACCAGCGCAAAGACAAGCGCCAGCTGAAGCTCGATTATGAGGAAGTGTTTACACTGTTTCCAATTTTGCATGCGCGTGCCGAGCAGATGGCGGGTACGTTGTCTGGCGGTGAGCAGCAGATGCTGGCGCTGAGCCGGGCGATCTTGTCCAAGCCGAAGCTGGTGATTCTCGACGAACCGTCCCTCGGGTTGGCCCCGGTCATGGTAGACACGGTGTTTGACGTCATCGATAAGATTCGTAAAAACGGCATCACGATTCTATTAGTAGAGCAAAATGCACATTTAGCGCTGGAAGCTTCGGAGCGTGCGTACGTGCTGGAGACAGGAGAGATCAAAATCTCTGGCAGTTCTCGCGCGCTCTTGCAAGACAACAAAGTCGTAGAAGCGTACCTCGGCTAA
- a CDS encoding N,N-dimethylformamidase beta subunit family domain-containing protein: MSESKSNPAADSEQRGAIWCYTDSFSYAPGETVAFHISSKQPAYSIEIARLGAKREVVWERRESSGEWHGIPEKANETGCDWPVSFTMDIPADWRSGYYQIVVRADGVEGRWRESEHFFVLRSANPGRDSKILFVLSTNTYLAYNSWGGGSLYSSKSVFDFHAQKANRASILRPFEPGLLSKFPGAPRTAFAPGQKPGMMEQQGRPYRPFSIEAQVDYWTVASGFAGRWEEIFVKWLEENEYSVDYATQYDLDRDPKLLEPYQLYLSVGHDEYWSWQERDVLESWIDRGGRLAMFSGNSVFWQVRFEDDGKTMVCYKYDAPQQDPVIGTAEEKYATTLWSSRTINRPENRLTGVSMTRGGYARTGMTVPRGAGGYTIYRSDHWAFEGTGLEYGDVLGSEEGIVGYENDGCAFAFRDGLPYPTGEDGSPIDMEILAMAPASLGERLDRGYTNLLLGESDLALAAREVLGEDTPENRNRLRHGNAMIVSFCSGLGEVFNSGGTEWAYGIKGGNPFVERITHNVLRKFLQ; the protein is encoded by the coding sequence GTGAGTGAATCCAAGAGTAATCCTGCGGCAGACAGCGAGCAAAGAGGGGCAATCTGGTGCTACACGGACAGTTTCAGTTACGCACCCGGCGAGACCGTCGCGTTCCACATCTCATCCAAGCAGCCGGCTTACTCCATAGAAATTGCGAGGCTCGGGGCGAAGCGGGAGGTCGTATGGGAGAGACGGGAATCATCGGGAGAGTGGCACGGTATCCCGGAGAAGGCAAATGAAACCGGCTGCGATTGGCCCGTATCCTTCACTATGGATATTCCGGCAGACTGGCGCTCGGGCTATTACCAGATCGTTGTTCGTGCAGATGGAGTGGAAGGCAGATGGCGAGAATCCGAGCACTTTTTCGTCTTGCGCTCAGCGAATCCGGGGCGCGACTCCAAGATTCTGTTCGTCTTGAGCACCAACACGTACCTGGCGTATAACAGCTGGGGGGGCGGCAGCCTGTACTCGAGCAAATCAGTCTTTGATTTCCATGCACAGAAGGCGAATCGCGCGTCTATTCTGCGTCCGTTTGAGCCTGGTCTGTTAAGCAAGTTCCCGGGGGCGCCTCGCACGGCATTCGCTCCGGGGCAAAAACCTGGAATGATGGAGCAGCAAGGCAGACCGTACCGCCCGTTTTCGATCGAGGCACAAGTCGATTACTGGACGGTGGCGAGCGGATTTGCCGGACGCTGGGAAGAAATCTTCGTCAAATGGCTGGAAGAAAACGAATATAGCGTCGATTACGCGACCCAGTATGATCTGGATCGTGATCCGAAATTGTTGGAGCCGTATCAGCTCTATTTGAGCGTTGGGCACGATGAATACTGGTCCTGGCAGGAAAGGGATGTCCTAGAGAGTTGGATTGATCGCGGCGGAAGACTGGCGATGTTCTCGGGCAACAGCGTGTTTTGGCAGGTGCGTTTCGAGGACGACGGCAAGACCATGGTCTGCTACAAGTATGATGCGCCGCAGCAGGACCCGGTCATCGGAACGGCGGAGGAAAAATATGCGACGACGCTCTGGTCATCACGGACGATAAACCGACCTGAGAACCGTCTGACAGGCGTCTCGATGACGCGCGGGGGCTATGCGCGAACAGGCATGACAGTCCCTCGAGGAGCAGGGGGCTACACGATTTATCGATCGGACCATTGGGCGTTTGAGGGAACCGGACTGGAATACGGAGATGTCTTGGGCAGTGAGGAAGGCATCGTCGGGTACGAAAATGACGGCTGTGCATTTGCGTTCCGTGATGGTCTGCCTTATCCGACTGGTGAGGATGGATCTCCTATCGACATGGAAATTCTAGCGATGGCCCCCGCAAGCCTCGGTGAGAGATTGGATCGTGGGTATACGAATCTGTTGCTCGGGGAGAGTGACCTGGCACTGGCGGCGCGCGAGGTGCTTGGTGAAGATACGCCGGAAAATCGCAATCGGCTGCGCCATGGAAATGCCATGATCGTTTCGTTTTGCAGTGGGTTGGGTGAGGTGTTCAACAGCGGCGGAACGGAATGGGCGTACGGAATCAAAGGCGGCAATCCATTCGTCGAGCGAATCACCCATAACGTGCTGCGAAAGTTTCTCCAATAA
- a CDS encoding branched-chain amino acid ABC transporter permease, whose protein sequence is MKNKALLLLVAATVVFPFVWNNDYLLHIMVMAAINIILVLSLNIITGFAGQVSLGHAAFFGIGAYGSAIFSLSGISVWVSMLMAILMAAGCGFLIGYPVLRLKGHYFAIASLGFGEIVHLIFNNWVDVTRGPMGLGGIPRPEPIFGMDFSTKMDYYFLLVAFVILVIYLSARIKASKMGRALLAIQTDEITARSMGVNVTYYKVWAFVWSASIAGLAGVCYGHFILFLSPETFQSSMSVNILLMLLIGGVGSIAGSVIGGMFITVLSEYLREFTQYQMVIYGLLIVIIVIFAPKGISGLVVKSRGWSELPLAKGRKVPAQEEV, encoded by the coding sequence ATGAAAAATAAAGCGCTCCTACTGCTCGTTGCCGCAACCGTCGTGTTCCCATTTGTATGGAACAACGACTACTTGCTCCACATCATGGTGATGGCCGCCATCAACATCATACTCGTGCTCAGTCTTAACATCATTACCGGTTTTGCGGGTCAAGTCTCGCTCGGGCATGCGGCTTTTTTCGGAATCGGCGCCTATGGTTCTGCGATCTTTTCCTTATCAGGCATTTCGGTTTGGGTCTCCATGCTGATGGCCATTTTGATGGCTGCTGGATGTGGATTTTTGATCGGCTATCCTGTTCTTCGATTGAAGGGCCACTATTTTGCGATTGCGTCCTTGGGGTTCGGCGAGATTGTCCATCTGATCTTCAACAACTGGGTGGATGTGACCCGGGGCCCGATGGGATTGGGCGGCATTCCTCGTCCTGAGCCGATCTTCGGAATGGATTTCAGTACCAAAATGGACTATTACTTTTTGCTGGTTGCTTTTGTGATCCTCGTAATCTACTTGTCAGCTAGGATCAAGGCTTCCAAGATGGGGCGCGCGCTGTTGGCCATTCAGACGGACGAGATCACAGCGCGGTCGATGGGGGTCAACGTCACGTATTACAAGGTGTGGGCGTTCGTCTGGAGTGCATCGATCGCAGGTCTCGCCGGGGTATGCTACGGACACTTTATCCTGTTTTTAAGTCCTGAGACGTTTCAATCTTCGATGTCGGTCAACATTTTGCTGATGCTATTGATCGGTGGTGTCGGTAGTATCGCCGGCTCGGTTATCGGGGGCATGTTCATCACCGTTCTATCAGAGTATCTGCGTGAGTTCACGCAGTATCAGATGGTCATCTACGGACTGCTCATCGTTATTATCGTGATCTTCGCGCCGAAGGGAATCAGCGGTCTGGTGGTCAAAAGCAGAGGCTGGTCCGAGTTGCCATTAGCCAAGGGCAGGAAGGTACCCGCACAAGAGGAGGTGTGA
- a CDS encoding ABC transporter ATP-binding protein: protein MNQSVLLETQELTIRFGGVMAVDNVSISIKAGQIFGLIGPNGAGKTTMFNLLTGIYRPTSGKVFYKGNDITSLQAHEIAPLGISRTFQNIRLLQGQSVFENILLATHHSVTYSFPEAFFRLIRYRKQEQEAQRRVDQLLQKYQMDHLRNEIATELPQGLQRKIEIMRALATGAELIFLDEPAAALNPVETAELMELIRQLQTEGHTIFLIEHDMKLVKGICDEIAVLHFGKLLDQGRYEKVTSNPQVVQAYLGRRYENAQSS, encoded by the coding sequence ATGAATCAATCCGTACTATTGGAGACCCAGGAACTGACCATCCGTTTCGGTGGGGTGATGGCGGTGGATAACGTCTCTATTTCGATCAAAGCTGGGCAGATCTTCGGGTTAATTGGACCAAACGGCGCCGGAAAAACAACCATGTTTAATTTATTGACAGGGATATATCGACCGACCAGCGGCAAGGTATTTTATAAAGGCAACGATATCACATCATTACAGGCTCATGAGATCGCGCCGCTCGGCATATCCAGAACCTTTCAAAACATCCGTCTGCTGCAGGGGCAATCCGTCTTTGAAAATATCCTGCTCGCCACTCATCATAGCGTCACCTACAGCTTCCCCGAAGCCTTTTTTCGCTTGATCCGATACCGTAAGCAGGAGCAGGAGGCCCAGCGAAGAGTCGATCAGTTGTTGCAAAAATATCAGATGGATCATCTCCGTAATGAAATCGCCACGGAGCTGCCCCAAGGATTGCAGCGCAAAATCGAGATCATGCGCGCATTGGCGACAGGAGCTGAATTGATTTTTTTGGATGAACCGGCTGCGGCCTTGAATCCGGTGGAAACCGCTGAACTGATGGAACTGATCCGGCAGCTGCAAACAGAAGGTCACACCATTTTTTTGATCGAGCACGACATGAAATTGGTGAAAGGGATCTGTGATGAAATAGCCGTTCTGCATTTTGGCAAATTGCTGGACCAGGGACGTTATGAAAAAGTGACGAGCAATCCGCAAGTCGTTCAGGCTTACTTGGGAAGAAGGTATGAGAATGCTCAAAGTAGCTGA
- a CDS encoding branched-chain amino acid ABC transporter permease: MTEFLQQTINGLVMGSTYVLIALGLTLVLGMMDMANFAHGELFMAGAFVSVSVVQSFDLPYLAVIPISMAVVAILGIIMERLAFHPLRHSARINLMVSSLGVSILLQNVVQLIWGPDPRNMQSPFADIQLNLGGVFINGQRLFVVIVAVVMIAIIYYGIQKTKIGVAMRACAFDMETAKLMGIKANSVLFITFSVGAALAALAGTLMAPIFSVYPTMGVSATLKAFVVVLLGGIGNVTGAIAGGFILGLVETYAAGYLSSEYKDVFAFVIMILVLLFKPAGLFGKHVQEKV, from the coding sequence ATGACCGAGTTTTTGCAGCAAACGATCAATGGTCTCGTCATGGGGAGCACCTATGTCCTGATCGCACTCGGACTCACATTGGTGCTCGGCATGATGGATATGGCCAACTTTGCTCACGGGGAACTGTTCATGGCCGGGGCATTTGTGTCGGTGTCGGTCGTCCAGAGCTTTGATCTGCCGTACTTGGCGGTGATACCAATCTCGATGGCAGTCGTTGCGATCCTGGGCATCATTATGGAGCGGCTCGCGTTCCATCCGCTTCGCCATTCCGCTCGGATCAACCTCATGGTCAGTTCTCTTGGCGTATCTATTCTTTTGCAAAATGTGGTACAGCTGATCTGGGGTCCTGATCCGCGGAATATGCAATCTCCTTTTGCAGACATTCAATTGAATCTTGGGGGCGTCTTTATCAACGGACAGAGGCTCTTTGTAGTCATCGTCGCAGTCGTCATGATAGCGATCATTTATTACGGGATTCAAAAGACGAAGATCGGGGTGGCCATGCGGGCCTGCGCTTTTGACATGGAGACGGCGAAGCTGATGGGCATCAAAGCCAACTCGGTTCTGTTCATCACCTTTTCCGTAGGGGCGGCTCTTGCAGCATTGGCAGGGACATTGATGGCACCCATATTCAGCGTCTATCCGACGATGGGGGTGTCGGCCACTTTGAAAGCGTTCGTCGTCGTGCTGTTGGGCGGCATCGGCAATGTGACAGGGGCCATCGCCGGCGGTTTTATCCTCGGGCTGGTGGAGACGTATGCAGCTGGTTACCTATCCTCTGAATACAAGGATGTGTTTGCATTTGTCATCATGATCTTGGTGTTGCTGTTTAAACCGGCTGGCTTATTCGGCAAGCACGTACAGGAGAAGGTGTAA